The genomic segment TATAAAATTAACGTAATCGATATTTTTGGGCTTTTTAGAAAAAGCTAAGCTTTTAAATGTCTTTAATTCTGGCAACTTATTATCATTGTAAAACTTCTTGACCTCGAAATATTCATATTCAAATAATTTTGCAATACCATTTCTAGCCTGAGCTATAAAATTTTTATTTTCATAGCTTTTTACTTCAAATAAATAAGATTGCTTAAAATTAGTAGCAAAAAGATCAATGTGTTTATTAAAATACACTTCATAATCTTTATTTTTAAAGAAAATTCTAATTTTTTCTAATGTGTCTTGATGGGCATTATTAGCTCTTTCAAGAAGTGTATTGTCACGAATTATCATGGATTTTCTACGATTGATAACTCTCTTACTTACATCTTCCAAAAACATTAGGCTTGTCCCATATCTAAAAATATCTTCTGATTTTTCAAATTTTAATAAATTTGAAGGAATATAAATTAAACTTTCAGCTTGTGAGGATTGAATAGAAAATAATTCAGCAGAATAATCAAGAATTTTTTTAACTATATCAGGTTTAACTCTAGAAAATGACCCCATCACAGGAAATCCTTGTACAGCTTTAAGCGGTATTGCTTTAAAAAGTAAACGAACAGCAAGCTTATTTATAAGTTCTAAATTATTAATCTCTACATCTGGCAAAGATTGAGGAGAATCAAATTCACTAAATAAATAGATTTCTGAAAATGGAACAAGTAAGGGCCATTTATTAACACGTTTTTCTTTTTCTTGAATCCATAGATATTCAGTTTTTTCTTTTTTTAATTCATCTCCCACAACACCAAAACCTATAATAGCAGATTTGACACCTCTTAAGCGAGTGCCTGTAGACATAGAATGCATTAAAAATATATCTCCAGGCACTATATTCTTCCAAGTAGAAAAATGCTTCTTTTCAAGCCCCCAAGTCATGTATTTGATAGCAGTAATCCAATTTTCTGGAGGACCAGTAAATCTATAAAATTCTTTTTTATCAAGATAATTCTGCAACATATCTATAATTTATCATATTTAGTATGAATGCCAATTGCTTTATTAACAGGATATTTTTTAGAATTTTTATCTATTTTTTTATCCATAATTTCTTTCACATCTAATCCTAAATTATCAGCAAGCTCAAAAAGATAAATAAGCACGTCTGCTATTTCTTCTGCAACCTCCTCTTTATTATCTTTTATGTATTGTTTAACTTCCTCTTTAGACTTCCATTGAAAATGTTCTAAAAGTTCAGCTGCTTCAATAGTGATAGATGCGGCCATATTTTTAGGATCATGAAATTGCATCCAATCACGTTCATCACGAAATCTATTAATTTTTTCTATTATTTTCCT from the Patescibacteria group bacterium genome contains:
- a CDS encoding nucleotide pyrophosphohydrolase, translated to MSDIRKIIEKINRFRDERDWMQFHDPKNMAASITIEAAELLEHFQWKSKEEVKQYIKDNKEEVAEEIADVLIYLFELADNLGLDVKEIMDKKIDKNSKKYPVNKAIGIHTKYDKL